A window of the Acidimicrobiales bacterium genome harbors these coding sequences:
- a CDS encoding CoA transferase, with product MLFEGLKVLDVGTVIAGPVSTTMLADFGADVIKVEPPGAGDLLRHIGLATTMPDHEVNYLWHLDARNKRSIQLDLKRPEAIEVLWRLIDQADVYVTNQPFPVRRSLGLEYADVAARRPSIIYGSLTANGEHGPDRDDKGFDLVSYWTRSGLMDLVRGPGSNPTHSLPGMGDHPTAVSLFAGLVMALLHRERTGEGSLVSTSLLANGLWSSAAVTQGALTGADMDAHRQRQQEPGFLGKLYETRDGRWIGITMVRAGNEIKQLFAALDATDLLDDERFSTTPAQYEHRSALSAEVAARFSRRTAAEWMATFAQHGVPAALAPRSEDAVRDPQLEANSMVIDGDPSTGVGKLINHPVQVSALKRADVRRAPDPGEHTEQILREAGFGSDEIDELLSNGAAWAARTAAP from the coding sequence TTGCTCTTCGAGGGACTGAAGGTGCTCGACGTCGGCACGGTGATTGCCGGGCCGGTGTCGACCACCATGCTCGCCGACTTCGGGGCCGATGTGATCAAGGTGGAACCGCCGGGTGCCGGCGACTTGCTGCGTCACATCGGGCTTGCCACCACCATGCCGGATCACGAGGTCAACTATCTGTGGCATCTCGATGCACGGAACAAGCGCAGCATCCAGCTCGACCTGAAGCGGCCGGAAGCCATCGAGGTGCTGTGGCGACTGATCGACCAGGCCGATGTGTATGTCACCAATCAGCCGTTCCCGGTGCGCCGCTCGCTGGGGCTCGAGTACGCCGATGTCGCCGCCCGCCGGCCGTCGATCATCTACGGCTCGCTGACCGCCAATGGCGAGCACGGGCCTGACCGCGACGACAAGGGTTTCGACCTGGTGTCGTACTGGACGCGCAGCGGGTTGATGGACCTCGTCCGAGGCCCCGGTTCGAATCCCACCCACTCGCTGCCCGGGATGGGAGACCACCCCACGGCCGTGTCGCTGTTTGCCGGTTTGGTGATGGCGCTGCTGCATCGCGAGCGCACGGGCGAAGGCTCGCTCGTTTCGACCTCGCTCCTCGCGAACGGACTGTGGTCGTCGGCCGCGGTCACCCAGGGAGCGCTCACCGGCGCCGACATGGACGCCCACCGTCAACGCCAACAGGAGCCAGGCTTCCTCGGCAAGCTCTACGAAACCCGCGACGGTCGCTGGATCGGCATCACGATGGTCCGAGCCGGCAACGAGATCAAGCAGCTGTTCGCCGCGCTCGATGCCACCGACCTGCTCGACGACGAACGGTTCTCGACCACGCCGGCCCAGTACGAGCATCGCTCGGCGTTGAGCGCCGAGGTGGCGGCACGTTTCTCGCGCCGCACTGCTGCGGAGTGGATGGCGACCTTTGCCCAGCACGGAGTGCCTGCGGCGTTGGCGCCCCGGTCCGAAGACGCCGTCCGCGATCCTCAGCTCGAAGCAAACTCGATGGTGATCGACGGCGACCCCTCCACCGGTGTTGGCAAACTCATCAATCACCCCGTCCAGGTGTCGGCATTGAAGCGCGCCGACGTGCGGCGCGCTCCCGATCCCGGCGAACACACCGAGCAGATCCTGCGAGAGGCCGGC
- a CDS encoding cytochrome P450 has translation MTATEPVNDWATDFDIFDAGFVKDPYPIWGELRPTCPVPHSERWGGSHMPTTFETVTGVARDAEHFSSFSVSVAPVPTSYDADGNRIRSIIASDAPDHAPERRLMLPFFAPHAVERFREPTRELCRQLLRGVVEKGTFDAAGEYARQIPPRVIAEILGIDPEMGDEFATWVQGVLELGLQDPETREKYRVIIENFFLEEIARRQEEPGDDLISFLLNADLDGEPVPMHVVRGNISLMLIAGIDTTWSSIGSAIWHLATHPEDRQRLVDEPELIPTAVEEFLRAYSPVTMARIAKEDTEINGCPVAKGDRVLLSFPAANRDPEAFEDPEKVIIDREVNRHVAFGAGPHRCAGSNLARMEMVVAIEEFLAMIPEFELADADAVTWAGGQVRGPRNLPVRFPVQGLDRGL, from the coding sequence ATGACTGCCACCGAACCCGTCAACGACTGGGCGACCGACTTCGACATCTTCGACGCCGGTTTCGTGAAAGACCCGTATCCGATCTGGGGCGAGCTCCGGCCCACGTGTCCGGTTCCCCACAGCGAACGCTGGGGTGGGTCGCACATGCCGACCACCTTCGAGACGGTGACGGGCGTCGCTCGCGACGCTGAACACTTCTCGTCATTCTCGGTCAGCGTGGCACCGGTACCGACCAGCTACGACGCCGACGGCAACCGGATTCGCTCGATCATCGCGTCCGACGCCCCCGACCACGCTCCCGAGCGTCGACTCATGCTGCCCTTCTTTGCCCCGCACGCAGTCGAGCGCTTCCGCGAGCCCACTCGTGAGCTGTGCCGCCAACTGTTGCGCGGCGTGGTCGAGAAGGGCACCTTCGACGCCGCGGGCGAGTACGCCCGCCAGATTCCGCCTCGCGTCATCGCCGAGATCCTCGGGATCGACCCCGAGATGGGCGACGAGTTCGCCACCTGGGTCCAGGGCGTACTCGAGCTTGGCCTGCAAGACCCGGAAACCCGCGAGAAGTACCGCGTCATCATCGAGAACTTCTTCCTCGAGGAGATCGCACGTCGCCAGGAAGAGCCGGGCGACGACCTCATCTCGTTCCTGCTCAACGCCGACCTCGATGGTGAACCGGTGCCGATGCACGTCGTGCGAGGGAACATCAGCCTCATGCTCATCGCCGGTATCGACACCACATGGAGCTCGATCGGTTCGGCCATCTGGCACCTGGCGACACACCCCGAAGATCGTCAACGACTCGTCGACGAGCCCGAGCTGATCCCCACCGCCGTCGAGGAGTTCCTGCGGGCCTACTCCCCCGTCACCATGGCCCGCATCGCCAAGGAAGACACCGAGATCAACGGCTGTCCGGTCGCAAAGGGCGATCGCGTCCTGCTGTCGTTCCCTGCGGCAAACCGCGACCCCGAAGCGTTCGAAGATCCGGAGAAGGTGATCATCGATCGTGAGGTGAATCGGCACGTGGCCTTCGGCGCCGGGCCCCACCGTTGCGCCGGATCGAACCTGGCTCGGATGGAGATGGTCGTCGCCATCGAGGAGTTCCTGGCGATGATCCCCGAGTTCGAACTGGCCGACGCCGACGCCGTCACGTGGGCCGGTGGCCAGGTGCGCGGACCACGCAATCTCCCCGTCCGCTTCCCGGTGCAGGGTCTCGACCGAGGTCTGTGA
- a CDS encoding Crp/Fnr family transcriptional regulator, with amino-acid sequence MPANPLFTEFLCRSDLRLDAVSASALGAAMWPVQLRASEFLFHQGDPCDHFYVVYEGRVDVQATSIEGQELLFTTLHPGAPIGEATIVSGEQRTASIRARDNATLLAIDRVRFLQLAHEHPEISLTLARLAAQTLRRLSTRVEREAFADLDVRLVELLDSLVSATSAGVGRVEVQVTQAALGMQLGVSRESVNKHLGRLAARGLIELGRGRVIVLDAAQFHDLATG; translated from the coding sequence ATGCCCGCCAACCCGCTCTTCACCGAATTCCTCTGCCGATCCGACCTCCGACTCGACGCGGTGTCGGCGTCAGCACTCGGCGCCGCGATGTGGCCGGTCCAACTCCGAGCGTCGGAGTTCCTCTTCCATCAAGGAGATCCCTGTGACCACTTCTACGTGGTGTACGAGGGTCGGGTCGATGTCCAGGCCACCAGCATCGAAGGACAGGAGCTGTTGTTCACCACGCTGCACCCCGGCGCACCCATCGGCGAAGCCACCATCGTGTCAGGTGAGCAACGGACTGCGTCCATCCGGGCCAGAGACAATGCCACGCTCCTTGCCATCGATCGAGTCCGGTTCCTCCAGCTCGCTCACGAGCACCCCGAGATCTCGCTCACGCTTGCCCGCCTTGCGGCTCAAACACTGCGACGACTCTCGACCCGAGTCGAGCGTGAAGCCTTCGCCGACCTCGACGTCCGCCTCGTCGAACTCCTCGATTCCCTCGTGAGCGCAACCTCGGCCGGTGTCGGCCGCGTCGAGGTGCAGGTCACGCAGGCGGCGCTCGGCATGCAGCTCGGCGTGAGCCGCGAATCGGTCAACAAACACCTTGGCCGGCTGGCCGCACGTGGACTCATCGAGCTGGGACGCGGGCGCGTGATCGTGCTCGATGCCGCCCAGTTCCACGACCTCGCCACCGGTTGA